A single Struthio camelus isolate bStrCam1 chromosome 8, bStrCam1.hap1, whole genome shotgun sequence DNA region contains:
- the FAM20B gene encoding glycosaminoglycan xylosylkinase isoform X1 encodes MKLKQRVVLLAILLVIFIFTKVFLIDNLDTSAANREDQRAFHRMMASLRVELDPRLDHTLQSPWEIAAQWVVPREVYPEETPELGAVMHAMSTKKIIKADVGYKGTQLKALLILEGGQKVVFKPKRYARDYVVEGEPYAGYDRHNAEVAAFHLDRILGFRRAPLVVGRFVNLRTEIKPVATEQLLGTFLTVGNSTCFYGKCYYCRETEPACADGDIMEGSVTLWLPDVWPLQKHRHPWGRTYREGKLARWEYDESYCDAVKKTSPYDSGPRLLDIIDTAIFDYLIGNADRHHYESFQDDEGASMLILLDNAKSFGNPALDERSILAPLYQCCIIRVSTWNRLNYLKNGVLKSALKAAMSHDPISPVLSDPHLDALDQRLLSILATVKQCTDQFGPDVVLVEDRMTLSHL; translated from the exons ATGAAGCTAAAGCAGCGAGTTGTGCTGTTGGCCATCCTCCTTGTCATCTTCATTTTCACAAAAGTTTTCCTCATTGACAACTTGGACACCTCAGCTGCCAACCGGGAGGACCAGCGCGCCTTTCACCGTATGATGGCAAGCCTCCGTGTTGAACTGGACCCCCGACTTGACCATACCTTGCAGTCCCCTTGGGAGATTGCAGCTCAATGGGTGGTGCCCCGGGAGGTGTATCCCGAGGAGACACCTGAGCTAGGGGCTGTTATGCATGCCATGtcaacaaagaaaataataaaagctgaTGTGGGATACAAAGGGACCCAACTGAAAGCTTTGCTCATACTTGAAGGGGGACAAAAGGTTGTCTTCAAACCCAAAAG ATATGCCAGGGACTATGTTGTGGAAGGAGAGCCGTACGCTGGGTATGACAGACACAACGCAGAAGTGGCGGCCTTTCACTTGGATAG AATCCTGGGTTTCCGACGAGCTCCACTGGTAGTTGGCAGGTTTGTGAATCTACGTACAGAGATCAAACCAgttgccacagagcagcttctgggTACCTTCCTGACCGTGG gtaatagcACTTGCTTCTATGGGAAGTGCTACTACTGTCGGGAAACAGAACCAGCTTGTGCAGATGGGGATATCATGGAAGGGTCAGTGACTCTGTGGCTACCAGATGTCTGGCCTCTCCAGAAGCATCGGCATCCGTGGGGTAGGACTTACCGTGAAGGGAAACTTGCCAG GTGGGAATATGACGAAAGCTATTGTGATGCTGTGAAGAAGACTTCGCCCTATGATTCGGGCCCTCGTCTCCTTGATATCATTGACACTGCCATCTTTGACTATTTGATCGGGAATGCTGACCGGCATCACTATGAGAGCTTCCAGGATGATGAAGGAGCCAGTATGCTCATCCTCCTGGATAATGCCAAAAG CTTTGGAAATCCTGCCCTGGATGAAAGAAGCATCCTGGCTCCTCTTTATCAGTGCTGTAT catcCGGGTTTCTACCTGGAACAGGCTCAATTACCTGAAGAACGGAGTGCTGAAGTCTGCCTTAAAAGCTGCTATGTCGCATGACCCCATCTCACCAGTGCTTTCCGACCCTCATCTGGATGCCCTAGATCAGCGGCTCCTCAGCATTCTGGCTACGGTGAAGCAGTGCACAGACCAGTTTGGGCCAGATGTTGTGCTGGTGGAAGACAGGATGACACTGTCTCATTTGTAA
- the FAM20B gene encoding glycosaminoglycan xylosylkinase isoform X2, with protein MKLKQRVVLLAILLVIFIFTKVFLIDNLDTSAANREDQRAFHRMMASLRVELDPRLDHTLQSPWEIAAQWVVPREVYPEETPELGAVMHAMSTKKIIKADVGYKGTQLKALLILEGGQKVVFKPKRYARDYVVEGEPYAGYDRHNAEVAAFHLDRILGFRRAPLVVGRFVNLRTEIKPVATEQLLGTFLTVGNSTCFYGKCYYCRETEPACADGDIMEGSVTLWLPDVWPLQKHRHPWGRTYREGKLARWEYDESYCDAVKKTSPYDSGPRLLDIIDTAIFDYLIGNADRHHYESFQDDEGASMLILLDNAKSIRVSTWNRLNYLKNGVLKSALKAAMSHDPISPVLSDPHLDALDQRLLSILATVKQCTDQFGPDVVLVEDRMTLSHL; from the exons ATGAAGCTAAAGCAGCGAGTTGTGCTGTTGGCCATCCTCCTTGTCATCTTCATTTTCACAAAAGTTTTCCTCATTGACAACTTGGACACCTCAGCTGCCAACCGGGAGGACCAGCGCGCCTTTCACCGTATGATGGCAAGCCTCCGTGTTGAACTGGACCCCCGACTTGACCATACCTTGCAGTCCCCTTGGGAGATTGCAGCTCAATGGGTGGTGCCCCGGGAGGTGTATCCCGAGGAGACACCTGAGCTAGGGGCTGTTATGCATGCCATGtcaacaaagaaaataataaaagctgaTGTGGGATACAAAGGGACCCAACTGAAAGCTTTGCTCATACTTGAAGGGGGACAAAAGGTTGTCTTCAAACCCAAAAG ATATGCCAGGGACTATGTTGTGGAAGGAGAGCCGTACGCTGGGTATGACAGACACAACGCAGAAGTGGCGGCCTTTCACTTGGATAG AATCCTGGGTTTCCGACGAGCTCCACTGGTAGTTGGCAGGTTTGTGAATCTACGTACAGAGATCAAACCAgttgccacagagcagcttctgggTACCTTCCTGACCGTGG gtaatagcACTTGCTTCTATGGGAAGTGCTACTACTGTCGGGAAACAGAACCAGCTTGTGCAGATGGGGATATCATGGAAGGGTCAGTGACTCTGTGGCTACCAGATGTCTGGCCTCTCCAGAAGCATCGGCATCCGTGGGGTAGGACTTACCGTGAAGGGAAACTTGCCAG GTGGGAATATGACGAAAGCTATTGTGATGCTGTGAAGAAGACTTCGCCCTATGATTCGGGCCCTCGTCTCCTTGATATCATTGACACTGCCATCTTTGACTATTTGATCGGGAATGCTGACCGGCATCACTATGAGAGCTTCCAGGATGATGAAGGAGCCAGTATGCTCATCCTCCTGGATAATGCCAAAAG catcCGGGTTTCTACCTGGAACAGGCTCAATTACCTGAAGAACGGAGTGCTGAAGTCTGCCTTAAAAGCTGCTATGTCGCATGACCCCATCTCACCAGTGCTTTCCGACCCTCATCTGGATGCCCTAGATCAGCGGCTCCTCAGCATTCTGGCTACGGTGAAGCAGTGCACAGACCAGTTTGGGCCAGATGTTGTGCTGGTGGAAGACAGGATGACACTGTCTCATTTGTAA